A window of Pusillimonas sp. T7-7 contains these coding sequences:
- a CDS encoding carbon-nitrogen hydrolase family protein, translating into MKNTDNGFKIAAIQMVSSTRLEDNLRQAADLIAQAAQAGAQLVALPEYFCILGRKDTDKLAIKEALGAGPIQAFLAEQARHHSIWLVGGSLPLDNDDPQRIFNTSLVYDPAGKQVARYDKVHLFGFKKGQESYDESITIRPGQNPPQILTTPFARVGLAICYDLRFPEFFRAMGPVDLIVIPSAFTYTTGSAHWDILLRARAIENQCYVLAPAQGGKHENGRRTWGHSVLIDPWGEVLALVDREPGVALGTVDLNRIADVRASLPALKHRTM; encoded by the coding sequence ATGAAGAATACTGATAATGGCTTTAAAATAGCAGCTATTCAAATGGTGTCGTCCACCCGGCTCGAAGATAATCTGCGCCAGGCGGCCGATCTTATCGCCCAGGCGGCCCAGGCGGGCGCACAGTTGGTAGCGCTGCCCGAGTATTTCTGCATTCTGGGGCGCAAAGATACCGACAAACTGGCCATCAAGGAGGCCCTGGGGGCGGGGCCGATCCAGGCGTTTCTTGCCGAACAGGCGCGTCATCACTCAATATGGCTGGTGGGGGGGTCTCTTCCGTTGGATAATGACGACCCCCAGCGTATATTCAATACCAGTCTGGTTTACGACCCGGCCGGAAAGCAGGTGGCCCGCTACGATAAAGTGCATCTGTTTGGTTTCAAGAAAGGGCAGGAGTCCTACGACGAGTCCATAACCATCAGGCCGGGCCAGAACCCGCCCCAAATCTTGACCACCCCTTTTGCCCGCGTGGGGCTTGCCATTTGTTACGACTTAAGGTTTCCGGAATTTTTTCGGGCTATGGGCCCAGTCGACCTGATCGTGATTCCTTCCGCCTTTACCTACACAACCGGGTCGGCGCATTGGGATATATTGCTGCGCGCCCGGGCCATCGAGAACCAGTGTTATGTCCTTGCGCCGGCACAAGGCGGCAAGCATGAAAATGGCCGGCGCACATGGGGGCATTCTGTTCTAATTGATCCATGGGGCGAAGTACTCGCTTTGGTTGACCGGGAGCCGGGTGTTGCCCTGGGCACGGTCGACCTGAATCGAATTGCCGATGTACGGGCGTCTTTGCCCGCCCTCAAACATCGTACGATGTAA
- a CDS encoding H-NS family nucleoid-associated regulatory protein, with protein sequence MTRETYSVLKQKIEKEIQKLQKQAQALQAKQRGPVLTSIVRSMREYDITPDDIAAAYNKKAGGARTSTSARTAKKTTTTVKRTVPAKYLHPETKETWTGRGKAPRWITNAEAEGKSRNDFLIAK encoded by the coding sequence ATGACACGCGAAACGTACTCTGTGCTTAAACAAAAAATCGAAAAAGAAATACAAAAACTGCAAAAACAGGCCCAGGCATTACAAGCCAAACAACGCGGCCCCGTCCTGACTTCCATCGTCCGATCCATGCGCGAATACGATATCACGCCAGACGATATCGCCGCCGCATACAACAAGAAAGCCGGCGGCGCCCGTACCAGCACCAGCGCACGCACCGCCAAGAAAACAACGACAACGGTAAAGCGTACTGTACCGGCCAAGTACCTTCATCCTGAAACCAAAGAAACCTGGACGGGCCGAGGCAAAGCGCCCCGCTGGATCACCAACGCCGAAGCCGAAGGCAAAAGCCGCAACGATTTTCTGATTGCAAAATAA
- a CDS encoding DUF4136 domain-containing protein, whose translation MWHKICQYQKQLSRCLVLGCVFLLAGCASTLSARVTSFQQWPGNAQGETYRIARTPVQENNLEFQAVADMVRANIGPTGLVEAQSGPARFDLHITYDNPVTQTWVQRYNDPYLNDGWMGPAFGGYYGGFHGWGWGGIYMAPSVSNFPVDVYNNTLTIVINDNQKNNAEVYRSSAVNLSSNNNLLQVMPYLAQAVFDRFPGNNGQVREVQYERQR comes from the coding sequence ATGTGGCACAAAATTTGTCAGTACCAGAAGCAGTTATCGCGTTGTCTGGTCTTGGGTTGCGTCTTTTTGCTGGCAGGCTGCGCGTCGACTTTGTCGGCCCGGGTAACCAGCTTTCAGCAATGGCCGGGTAATGCTCAGGGTGAAACTTACCGTATCGCCCGTACTCCCGTTCAGGAAAACAACCTGGAATTCCAGGCCGTGGCCGACATGGTCAGAGCGAACATAGGCCCTACTGGCCTGGTTGAGGCTCAGTCCGGCCCGGCACGTTTCGATTTGCATATTACTTACGATAATCCGGTAACTCAAACCTGGGTGCAGCGTTATAACGATCCGTATCTGAACGATGGCTGGATGGGCCCGGCGTTTGGCGGATATTACGGCGGCTTTCACGGTTGGGGCTGGGGCGGCATTTATATGGCGCCGTCAGTATCCAATTTTCCGGTCGATGTTTATAACAATACCTTGACCATTGTCATTAACGATAATCAGAAAAATAATGCCGAAGTATATAGATCCAGTGCTGTGAATCTAAGTTCGAATAATAATCTGCTGCAGGTTATGCCTTATCTTGCTCAGGCGGTATTCGACCGCTTCCCAGGCAACAATGGGCAAGTGCGCGAAGTGCAGTATGAAAGGCAGCGCTAG
- the pepN gene encoding aminopeptidase N, with amino-acid sequence MRTDTAPTILRHDYQPYPYRLTQVFLDFELDPAQTRVHAQLQFEQTSATLQPLVLNGQNLQLESLFLNDRQLTPEQYQLQDDTLVIHPDTSTFALRITSLCHPQQNSSLMGLYVSGGKLFTQCEAEGFRRITWFPDRPDVMARYRVRMRANKQLYPLLLSNGNLIEQHDLPDGLHEATWEDPHPKPSYLFALVAGNFDCREQTIQTRSGRGALLQVFSDAGTRNKTEWALDCLHRSVKWDENRFGLELDLDRFMIVAAHDFNMGAMENKGLNVFNAAYVLADADTATDSAYRAIEAVIGHEYFHNWTGNRVTCRDWFQLSLKEGLTVFRDQEFSADMLAQGLDGAEANSARAVKRIDDVSTLRLAQFPEDAGPMAHPIRPESYQEIGNFYTATIYEKGAEVIRMQHTLLGEEGFQAGLAEYFKRHDGAAVTCDDFVSAMESVYARRNPGKNFDVFRRWYSQAGTPRVQVSLSYKAEDKTCTVTLRQHNPPVGIEKLNNPPQPKPPLHIPFALGLLGQNGQALAITHEDKVLNTVVLELCQEEQSWTFTHIPESPVPSLLRHFSAPVIVEFDHSDADLALLARHDSDPFARWEAVQTLASRQLLALVQAFSLNATPKIDPHFVATWRSLMDDTTLTAAYKARVLSLPSQRELLEKTSPMNPLGVVQASRYLRAELGKALAGQWLATYQAASDTDQPYQPDPLSSGQRALKNLALNYLMAAQHPQAEQWALAQYYDARNMTDRMGGLSALIHYSTSTECAQALDHFYEQWQQDALVIDKWFTLQAIAPTTSVEKVRALMVHPAFSMRNPNRARALIFQFCLNNLQGVHSPEGYAFWAEQVLALDQTNPEIAARLARAFDNWARFGQPQRDALRKALEHIRQQPKLSPNVSEIISKALNI; translated from the coding sequence ATGCGCACCGATACCGCCCCGACTATTTTACGTCATGATTATCAGCCTTACCCCTACCGCCTGACACAGGTATTTCTGGATTTCGAGCTTGATCCGGCACAAACCCGTGTGCATGCGCAGCTGCAGTTTGAGCAGACCAGTGCGACGCTGCAGCCGTTGGTATTGAATGGGCAGAATCTGCAACTTGAGTCGCTCTTCTTGAACGACCGCCAGCTAACGCCAGAGCAATATCAACTGCAAGACGACACGCTGGTCATTCATCCTGATACCAGCACGTTCGCACTGCGTATTACCAGCCTGTGCCATCCCCAGCAGAACTCAAGCCTGATGGGCTTATACGTATCGGGCGGCAAACTCTTTACCCAATGCGAAGCTGAAGGGTTCAGGCGCATTACCTGGTTTCCCGACCGCCCCGACGTCATGGCCCGCTACCGTGTGCGCATGCGTGCCAACAAACAGCTATATCCATTGCTGCTGTCCAATGGCAACCTGATCGAGCAGCACGACCTGCCCGACGGCCTGCACGAAGCCACCTGGGAAGATCCACACCCCAAACCCAGCTATCTGTTCGCGTTGGTAGCCGGCAACTTCGACTGCCGCGAGCAAACCATACAGACACGCAGCGGCCGCGGCGCCCTACTGCAGGTATTCAGCGACGCCGGCACCCGAAACAAGACTGAATGGGCCCTGGACTGCCTGCACCGCTCGGTCAAGTGGGATGAAAACCGTTTTGGCCTGGAACTGGATCTGGACCGCTTCATGATCGTGGCCGCCCACGATTTCAATATGGGCGCCATGGAAAACAAGGGCTTGAATGTATTCAACGCGGCTTACGTCCTGGCCGACGCCGATACCGCCACAGACTCTGCCTACCGCGCCATAGAGGCCGTCATCGGGCATGAGTATTTTCACAACTGGACGGGCAACCGCGTGACTTGCCGCGACTGGTTCCAGCTATCGCTCAAAGAAGGCCTGACGGTTTTCCGTGATCAGGAATTTTCAGCCGACATGCTGGCGCAAGGCCTGGACGGGGCCGAGGCCAACAGCGCCCGGGCGGTCAAGCGCATCGACGACGTCAGCACTCTGCGCCTGGCACAGTTCCCCGAAGACGCCGGACCCATGGCTCACCCCATACGCCCCGAAAGCTACCAGGAAATCGGCAACTTCTATACCGCTACGATCTACGAGAAAGGCGCCGAAGTCATACGCATGCAGCATACCTTGCTGGGCGAGGAAGGCTTCCAGGCCGGGCTGGCCGAGTATTTCAAACGCCACGATGGCGCAGCGGTGACCTGCGACGATTTCGTCAGTGCCATGGAATCAGTCTATGCCAGGCGGAATCCCGGCAAGAACTTCGATGTATTCCGTCGCTGGTACTCACAGGCAGGCACGCCACGCGTGCAGGTCAGCTTATCGTACAAGGCTGAAGACAAAACATGCACAGTGACTTTACGCCAGCATAATCCACCCGTAGGTATAGAAAAGCTCAACAATCCTCCACAACCCAAACCGCCCCTGCATATCCCGTTTGCACTAGGCCTGCTTGGGCAAAATGGCCAGGCACTGGCCATTACCCACGAAGACAAAGTACTCAACACCGTTGTGCTTGAGCTGTGCCAGGAAGAGCAGAGCTGGACCTTCACCCATATTCCCGAATCACCCGTGCCTTCGCTGCTACGGCATTTTTCAGCCCCAGTCATTGTTGAATTCGACCATAGCGATGCCGACCTGGCCTTGCTGGCACGACACGACAGCGACCCTTTCGCCCGCTGGGAAGCCGTCCAAACATTAGCCAGCCGGCAGTTGCTTGCCCTGGTCCAGGCGTTCTCCCTGAATGCCACGCCCAAAATCGACCCGCACTTCGTTGCCACTTGGCGCAGCCTGATGGACGACACGACCCTTACTGCCGCCTACAAGGCCAGGGTGCTGAGCCTGCCCAGCCAACGCGAATTGCTGGAAAAAACCTCGCCCATGAATCCGCTCGGCGTAGTGCAGGCCAGCCGCTACCTGCGGGCCGAGCTGGGCAAAGCTCTGGCCGGGCAGTGGCTGGCCACCTACCAGGCAGCCAGCGATACCGATCAACCCTACCAGCCCGATCCCTTGTCGTCCGGCCAACGCGCCCTGAAGAATCTCGCGCTGAACTACCTGATGGCTGCGCAACACCCGCAGGCTGAACAGTGGGCGCTTGCGCAGTACTATGATGCGCGCAACATGACAGACCGCATGGGCGGGCTGTCGGCCTTGATCCACTATTCCACTTCCACAGAATGCGCCCAGGCGCTGGATCATTTCTACGAGCAATGGCAGCAAGACGCCCTGGTCATAGACAAATGGTTCACGCTGCAGGCTATCGCGCCCACGACTTCAGTTGAAAAGGTACGCGCCCTGATGGTGCATCCGGCGTTTTCCATGCGCAATCCCAATCGCGCTCGCGCCCTGATCTTCCAGTTTTGCCTGAACAATCTACAGGGCGTGCATAGCCCCGAAGGCTATGCCTTCTGGGCCGAGCAAGTGCTAGCGCTGGATCAGACCAATCCTGAAATCGCCGCCCGCCTGGCACGCGCATTCGACAACTGGGCACGCTTTGGCCAGCCGCAACGCGATGCCCTGCGCAAAGCCCTGGAACATATCCGGCAACAGCCCAAGCT